The Kryptolebias marmoratus isolate JLee-2015 linkage group LG21, ASM164957v2, whole genome shotgun sequence genome segment TGTGTGCAGATGTCATGCCCATGCAAGACTTTAGCCTGGAAAAGgtaagagaaaaacagagaaatgttaATAACTTTTGCAACTGGTTGACATTCTGCAGCTGTGCATTTGGTTTAACACAGGGGGAAGATTCTTAACCtactcttttctcttttagatGGCAGGTAAGTGGTACTTGCTTGGCTTTGCCAGCAACGCTCAGTGGTTTGTGGAACACAGAGATACGATGAAGGCTGGAACTGCCATGTTCACCCCAACGGAGGTGGGAGACCTGGACCTGTCTTATTCCAACCTGAAGTAGGTTCTAAATCTGTAATGATGCATTCAATTAACAGAAAGTGAATGATGCTTAGGAAGATGAAAGTGTTTTCTTGTGTAAAGCACTGATGGGACATGCTGGAGAATGACTCACCTGGCTAAGAAGACAGACACTCCTGGACGCTTCACCTTCCACAGCCAGGGTGAGTGCACAcctcacagagacacacaagagGCACAATCACAGCTATTTATTCCTATGTATTTCTCTGGATTCCTCAGCTTGGAACAACGACAACGACATGCGCATTGTTGATGTTGTATATGATAACTATGCTCTGACATACACCATCAAGACAAAGGAGGGAGTGTCTGAAGTCCTCATCAAGCTGTACAGTAAGTTACTCCTCAGGCTTGATGGGAAGAAGTGTGTATGAGTTTGGTTGAGGTTAAAGACGCTCATGTTGTGCTTTCAGGCCGCAGTACTGAGGTCAGTGCTGACCTGCAGCAGAAGTTCACTCAGTTTTCTCAGAACAATGGCGTCCTTACTGAAAACATTGTTATCCTGCCAAAGAACGGTAAGTTACCGTCATCCTTACACTTATCTTTAATGACAATTGTTCAAGAAAGTGTTTTACTTTATCTGTGGTGTCATCATGTGCGTTATCACAGCAGAGTGTCCTGAGGCCGCAGCAAACCCCGCCTCCTAAACCGGCCGTTCTTCATCTCTGCATCTCTGAAGTCGTCTCGTCCTCACCCTCACTGTGATCTCTGCTGCACCACCAAGCTGCACCTCAGACGACGAATGTCAAACATTTAACTCTAAACCAAAGACCTGCTGATCCAAGTTCAGCTGAAATTCTCTTTAGATTGTGTATTAGCAGGGGGAGCCAATCAGAGTGGAACAATAAAGGGTTGAAATGTTGATGTTTAGGGGTCCCTTCtgctgtttcctttttattaaagtgaaCTGAATGccaataaaatgattaaaacaatgtttttgagtAAACTGTAgtgcaaaactgtaaaaaataacatCTGTAGTCGAAGCTGTAGAAATGTGTTTCAGCTGTATGACCACGAAGATCCATAAGAAAATCAAAATACCAAATATATGCAGTGTTTCACACACGAGCAGTGCATGTTGTCTTCTTTGAATGTGAATAATAACAAGAAATGTGTTGCATATTTTGGACAAACATATATAGAATTGCAATTATGACATACTGTGACTCTAATCTGCTCACTTTTTGGTTGGTTTTAAGTCATTGTAAAACTAACAGGGCTGGTcaccagattaaaaaaaacaataataaaataataccaaaaattaaatttttttaatcatgtgtaACACTAatgtatattattattatttgttttttctttaactatGTATTTGGACGTGCATGTCCTCTGGCAACCATCAGACGGTTGCCAGACGGTTGTTTGAGCCTTCCAGAGCTTTAAGACTGGGATGGAGGTTCACCCATGACCCCCTGAAGTGTAGCTGGCTTTATTGAATTTATGATATTATAGATTGTTTTAGGCTCAGGCAAAAAGACGTGgacaggcagaaacacaaagacaagacaaacaaaacacggACGAAACAAAAACTGCCCGGAAGGAGAGCTGGCAAGACAGTAGAAGGATCACAGTCCTCAGTGAGAGGGGACACATGAAGGGACGCTGGGCTGGAAGCCCCCCAGCCCAGGACACAGTCACCCACCCCCCTGCAGGACGAGGACATGTCCCAGAGACCTCAGTGTCCAAGGCGTCTCCTCCACctaatcattaaaaacaagttatttcaCCATTTCACTTTgaatccatttaaattccatgttgtaaggcaacaaaataaaaggatgaACAGTTTGCGACCCACTGTTTGGCAGCACCGGCACCATTTCTCCACAAGAGGGCAGCTTGTGACCTGTTAGAAAAAATACATTACCtctcataaaaaaataagacattgatacagacaaaataaattcatgCAGGAATTACCGAGTGTTTCAGAATGCAACACATGGAGCAAGGGATGGCGCTAAGTGTTGCTTTACCTAATAATACTGGGAATCAGTGTATGGATAATGTATGGATAGTCATTCGACCTTCCAACTTTTCTTTCCTCACCCACTCGCTCTGTTTCTGGAGATTTTTCTGGTCTTAATATCATAAACAATGACTCAGccttcacactgttgtt includes the following:
- the ptgdsb.1 gene encoding prostaglandin D2 synthase b, tandem duplicate 1 isoform X2; protein product: MRTAVLRMMAALMCVVAVCADVMPMQDFSLEKMAGKWYLLGFASNAQWFVEHRDTMKAGTAMFTPTEVGDLDLSYSNLNTDGTCWRMTHLAKKTDTPGRFTFHSQAWNNDNDMRIVDVVYDNYALTYTIKTKEGVSEVLIKLYSRSTEVSADLQQKFTQFSQNNGVLTENIVILPKNECPEAAANPAS
- the ptgdsb.1 gene encoding prostaglandin D2 synthase b, tandem duplicate 1 isoform X1; amino-acid sequence: MRTAVLRMMAALMCVVAVCADVMPMQDFSLEKMAGKWYLLGFASNAQWFVEHRDTMKAGTAMFTPTEVGDLDLSYSNLNTDGTCWRMTHLAKKTDTPGRFTFHSQAWNNDNDMRIVDVVYDNYALTYTIKTKEGVSEVLIKLYSRSTEVSADLQQKFTQFSQNNGVLTENIVILPKNAECPEAAANPAS